The Chryseobacterium sp. LJ668 genome segment ATCAACGCTCGGTATAAACCGTGTAGCGCTTTGTGTTGTTTAGACTCAGATGGTCTGCTGAATGTAAGCACACCGTCTTCTTGTTCTAAAGTAATTCCTTCTGTAAGCTCCTGGATAAGTTCTCCTTTTGGACCTTTTACAGTTACTACCCCTTCATTTTGAGTTACAGTAACACCAGCTGGAATAGTTATAATTGATTTACCAATTCTTGACATTTTCCTTTGATTAAAAATTAATAAACATAGCAGATTACTTCACCGCCTACTTTTTCTTCTCTAGCTTTTTTATCTGTCATTACTCCTCTAGAAGTTGAGATAATTGCTACACCCAAACCGTTCAATACTCTTGGAAGTTCTGTAGAACCTTTGTATTGTCTTAAACCTGGTCTTGAAGCTCTCTGGATAGATTTGATTGCAGGCTTGCTTGTTTGCTTGTCATACTTAAGAGCGATTTTGATTGTCCCTTGAACAGCGCTATCTTCAAACTTGTAGTTTAAGATATACCCTTGATCAAATAAGATTTTCGTAAGCTCCTTTTTGATTTTCGATGCAGGAATTTCCACCACCTTGTGGCCTGCGCTTTGTGCGTTCCTTACTCTTGTCAGGAAATCTGAAATTGGATCTGTTACCATTTTTCTTTTTTAAATTATTGGTTAAAGACAACCAGTATTGAAAAGACTTGAAGATTAAAATATCAGACTTCAGAAAACTTCGGTCTGATATTTATTTCTTTAGTATCTAGACAACTTAATTGTCCTATTTTTTAATGAGTAATTATTACCAACTGGCTTTTTTCACTCCCGGGATAAGACCGTTGTTGGCCATTTCTCTGAAAGTTACTCTAGAAATACCAAAGGTTCTCATGTAACCTCTTGGTCTCCCTGTCAATTTACATCTGTTGTGTAATCTTACAGGAGAAGCATTTTTAGGTAATTTTTGAAGTCCTTCGTAATCACCAGCTTCTTTCAACGCTTTTCTTTTCTCAGCGTATTTAGCTACAGTAGCTTCTCTTTTGCGCTCACGCGCTTTCATTGATTCTTTAGCCATTTCTTAGTTCTTTTTGAAAGGTAAACCGAAGTGAGTTAATAATGCTTTAGCTTCTTTGTCTGTTTTCGCAGTTGTAACGAAAGTAATATCCATTCCTTGGATTTTCTTTACTTTGTCGATTACGATTTCAGGGAAGATAATTTGCTCAGTAATACCTAAGTTATAGTTACCTCTACCATCGAAACCGTCAGCTTTGATACCAGAAAAATCTCTAATACGTGGTAAAGCAGAAGAAGTCAATCTGTCTAAGAATTCGTACATTTTCTGAGCTCTAAGAGTTACCTTAGCGCCTACAGGCATACCTTTTCTTAATTTGAAAGCAGCTTCATCCTTTTTTGAAATAGTACCTACGGCTTTTTGCCCGGTAATATTTGTAAGTTCTTCAACAGCATAATCGATGATTTTTTTATCAGCAGTAGCGTCTCCTAAACCTTGAGATAAAATAATTTTCTCTAATCTTGGTACCTGCATTACTGATTTGTATCCGAATTCTTCCATCATTGCTGGAACAATCGTTTCTTTGTATGCTTTTTTGGGTCTTGCTATATATTCCATGTGTTATTTAAAATTATAAAGTTTCACCCGTTTTTTTGTCGATTCTTACTTTCTTATCTCCGTCGATTTTGTAACCAACTTTGATAGCTTTTCCGTCTTTATTAACTAAAGCTATGTTTGAGATATGAATAGAAGCTTCCTTTTCTGTAATTCCTCCTTGAGGATTTGAAGCTGAAGGCTTAACGTGTTTCTTAACGATGTTTAGTCCTGCAACGATTACTCTAGGGTCTTTTCCTTCTTTTTTGATCACTTCAATAACTTCACCCGTCTTCCCTTTAAGTTCTTTCTTACCGGTCATTACGATCACGTTATCTCCTCTTTTTATTTTTAACTTTGACATTTTTTTTAAAATTTTAAATATTAAAGTACTTCAGGAGCTAATGAAATGATTTTCATATATTCTTTGTCTCTCAACTCACGAGCCACAGGTCCGAAAACACGTGTTCCTCTCATTTCTCCTCCAGCGTTTAGTAAAACACAAGCATTGTCTTCAAATTTGATGTAAGATCCATCTTTTCTTCTAACTGCTTTTTTCGTTCTTACTACTACCGCTTTTGATACTTGACCTTTCTTAGCGTTTCCTGATGGTGTAGAATCTTTAATAGTAACTACGATTTTATCACCAACTGAAGCATATCTTCTTCTGGTACCTCCCAGAACTCTGATCACTAGTACTTCTTTAGCACCCGTGTTATCAGCAACTTTTAATCTTGATTCTGTTTGTAACATTACTTAGCTTTTTCAATGATTCTTACTAATCTCCATCTCTTGCTCTTGCTCAAAGGTCTTGTTTCTGTAATCAATACAGTATCTCCTTCTGTGCATTCGTTGTTCTCGTCGTGTGCAGTATATTTTTTCGTTTTCAAAACGAATTTACCGTACATCGGGTGCTTTACTCTTGTAGTTTCACTAACAACAATAGTTTTTTCCATTTTATTGCTGGAAACCACTCCGATTCTTTCTTTTCTTAAATTTCTATCCATTGTAAAAAGGATTATTGTTTGTTAGTTAACTCAGTGTTTAGTCTTGCGATTGTCTTTCTCAAATCTCTGATTTGGATTGGATTTTCAAGTGGACTGATTTTGTGAGCCAATTTCATTTTGGTGAATTCAGCCGTAGCCTCAGCCAGTTTTGCTTGAATATCTTCAGCGCTTAGATTTTTAATTTCAGCTTTTTTCATTGTTTCAGAGATTAAAGAGGTTTAACAAAATCGTTAGCAACTACAAATCTGGTAACTACCGGTAATTTCTGTGCAGCAAGTCTTAAAGCTTCCTTTGCGATATCGTAAGATACACCTCCGATTTCGAACATAATTTTACCAGGTTTTACTACAGCTACCCAATATTCTACAGCACCTTTACCTTTACCCATCCTTACTTCGGCTGGTTTTTTAGTAATTGGCTTATCCGGGAATATTTTGATCCATAACTGACCTTCTCTTTTCATATATCTTGTCGCAGCGATACGAGCGGCTTCGATCTGTCTAGCAGTAATCCAAGCACCCTCTGTAGCTTTGATTCCGAAAGTTCCGTAAGCAAGTTGATTACCTCTTTGAGCAATCCCCTTCATCTTCATCTTGTGAACTCTACGGAATTTGGTTCTTTTTGGTTGTAACATAATTTCTTAAATTTTAGATTTTAGAATTTAGATTTTAAAAAAGTAACGGTCATTTAAAAACTATCCTCTAAAATTTTATTAATTATTCTTTTTATCTCTTGAAGGTCTTCTGTTATCTCTGTCTCCGCCTCCTCTGTTTCCGCCACCTGAAGGACCAGTTTTCTTCTGTTGTCCTACTAATGGAGAAAGATCTCTTCTACCGTACACTTCGCCTTTCATGATCCAAACTTTAACTCCTAACTTACCGTATTGAGTTAATGCTTCACCGATATGATAATCGATATCTGCTCTGAAAGTTGATAATGGAATTCTTCCG includes the following:
- the rpsH gene encoding 30S ribosomal protein S8, with amino-acid sequence MVTDPISDFLTRVRNAQSAGHKVVEIPASKIKKELTKILFDQGYILNYKFEDSAVQGTIKIALKYDKQTSKPAIKSIQRASRPGLRQYKGSTELPRVLNGLGVAIISTSRGVMTDKKAREEKVGGEVICYVY
- the rpsN gene encoding 30S ribosomal protein S14; amino-acid sequence: MAKESMKARERKREATVAKYAEKRKALKEAGDYEGLQKLPKNASPVRLHNRCKLTGRPRGYMRTFGISRVTFREMANNGLIPGVKKASW
- the rplE gene encoding 50S ribosomal protein L5; translation: MEYIARPKKAYKETIVPAMMEEFGYKSVMQVPRLEKIILSQGLGDATADKKIIDYAVEELTNITGQKAVGTISKKDEAAFKLRKGMPVGAKVTLRAQKMYEFLDRLTSSALPRIRDFSGIKADGFDGRGNYNLGITEQIIFPEIVIDKVKKIQGMDITFVTTAKTDKEAKALLTHFGLPFKKN
- the rplX gene encoding 50S ribosomal protein L24, which produces MSKLKIKRGDNVIVMTGKKELKGKTGEVIEVIKKEGKDPRVIVAGLNIVKKHVKPSASNPQGGITEKEASIHISNIALVNKDGKAIKVGYKIDGDKKVRIDKKTGETL
- the rplN gene encoding 50S ribosomal protein L14, with translation MLQTESRLKVADNTGAKEVLVIRVLGGTRRRYASVGDKIVVTIKDSTPSGNAKKGQVSKAVVVRTKKAVRRKDGSYIKFEDNACVLLNAGGEMRGTRVFGPVARELRDKEYMKIISLAPEVL
- the rpsQ gene encoding 30S ribosomal protein S17, producing MDRNLRKERIGVVSSNKMEKTIVVSETTRVKHPMYGKFVLKTKKYTAHDENNECTEGDTVLITETRPLSKSKRWRLVRIIEKAK
- the rpmC gene encoding 50S ribosomal protein L29; translation: MKKAEIKNLSAEDIQAKLAEATAEFTKMKLAHKISPLENPIQIRDLRKTIARLNTELTNKQ
- the rplP gene encoding 50S ribosomal protein L16, with the protein product MLQPKRTKFRRVHKMKMKGIAQRGNQLAYGTFGIKATEGAWITARQIEAARIAATRYMKREGQLWIKIFPDKPITKKPAEVRMGKGKGAVEYWVAVVKPGKIMFEIGGVSYDIAKEALRLAAQKLPVVTRFVVANDFVKPL